In a single window of the Drosophila albomicans strain 15112-1751.03 chromosome 3, ASM965048v2, whole genome shotgun sequence genome:
- the LOC117569309 gene encoding caspase Dronc, whose protein sequence is MAMEVEPERELGMLQKHRKHIESNITKLINCTDYKALMTESVNIGLLTLTMRHNIEELNTGEAYNKSAVDLQHEQHRKYFEKITKRGPHAYEALKTVFKRLRLMDALRILESVDDSNGGDFISLSNNNQQRNSHLSQIVNNNNNSNSLDADIVDNRLKPTDPSWILQPYTQPLPDETRVVQKSDCIHTDKLPVYKMQSQHNRGVLLIVNIIDFPNIDRKRKGAEGDGKSLIHVFREFGFTVFNYDNLNQEEFFSTLQKLTKSEYVQRTECFVLVLMTHGMRVNEKDRVEFKDGSICDVTKITEHFQADKCPHLHDKPKVLIFPFCRGEQPDAGRHVQLMPQPQPQIDTDSISSTNINVPTLNNLLVAYASIPGYETHRDEETGSWYIQKLCDIFARNAHNTCLEDMLKLIQDAVGNMRTREGNLQTAQYENNGFSKKLYFNPGFYLGKNNTAN, encoded by the exons ATGGCTATGGAGGTGGAGCCAGAACGAGAACTTGGCATGCTGCAAAAGCATCGCAAACACATTGAATCGAACATCACGAAGCTGATCAATTGCACAGACTACAAGGCGCTGATGACTGAATCTGTCAACATTGGCCTCCTCACTTTAACCATGCGTCACAACATCGAGGAGCTCAATACAGGCGAGGCATACAACAAGTCCGCTGTGGATTTGCAGCACGAACAGCATCGCAAGTACTTCGAGAAGATCACGAAACGTGGTCCACATGCCTACGAAGCACTGAAGACAGTCTTTAAGCGGCTGAGACTCATGGATGCGTTGCGCATACTCGAGTCGGTGGATGACTCCAATGGTGGTGACTTCATCTCGCTAAGTAATAACAACCAGCAGCGTAACTCCCACTTAAGTCAGATcgttaacaacaataacaacagcaacagtttgGACGCGGACATTGTGGACAATCGACTG AAACCCACGGATCCCAGTTGGATCTTGCAGCCGTATACGCAACCGTTGCCGGATGAAACTCGCGTCGTACAAAAATCGGATTGCATTCACACAGATAAGCTGCCCGTCTACAAAATGCAATCGCAACACAATCGCGGTGTCCTGCTCATTGTGAACATCATTGATTTTCCGAATATCGACAGAAAGCGGAAAGGTGCTGAGGGCGATGGCAAGTCATTGATACATGTGTTCCGTGAGTTTGGCTTCACCGTCTTCAACTATGACAACCTCAATCAGGAGGAGTTCTTCAGCACACTGCAGAAACTCACCAAATCCGAGTATGTGCAACGTACCGAGTGTTTTGTCCTTGTGCTCATGACCCACGGCATGCGGGTGAATGAAAAGGATCGCGTAGAGTTCAAGGATGGATCCATCTGTGATGTGACCAAGATCACCGAGCATTTCCAGGCGGACAAGTGCCCACACCTACACGACAAACCCAAGGTGCTAATATTTCCCTTTTGTCGCGGCGAACAACCCGATGCGGGTCGCCATGTGCAGCTGAtgccgcagccacagccacaaatAGATACtgacagcatcagcagcacaAACATCAATGTTCCCACTCTCAACAATCTGCTCGTTGCCTACGCTAGCATCCCGGGTTATGAGACGCATCGGGATGAAGAAACCGGCAGTTGGTATATACAGAAGTTGTGTGATATTTTTGCTCGAAATGCGCACAACACTTGCTTGGAGGATATGCTGAAGTTGATCCAAGATGCGGTGGGCAACATGCGGACCAGAGAAGGCAATCTGCAGACGGCGCAATACGAGAACAACGGCTTCAGCAAGAAGCTGTACTTCAATCCCGGTTTCTACCTCGGAAAAAACAACACTGCCAACTGA
- the LOC117569314 gene encoding small integral membrane protein 13: protein MSLQTALTFIFTILTSVSIVAAIILLGWFLIWKAFLSKFRLVRELLGQEELEDQPLHVGEQNQNVRARKARRD, encoded by the exons ATGTCCTTGCAAACAGCCCTGACATTTATATTCACTATACTCACTTCCGTTAGCATTGTAGCTGCGATTATTTTGTTGG GCTGGTTTCTCATTTGGAAGGCATTTCTGTCGAAATTTCGTCTGGTTCGTGAGCTGCTGGGTCAAGAGGAGCTGGAGGATCAACCACTACACGTTGGCGAACAAAATCAAAACGTTCGAGCACGCAAAGCAAGACGCGACTAA
- the LOC117569310 gene encoding uncharacterized protein LOC117569310: MQEFSAKRDALFACLDDASKELKGTALDQSRAKPYTIKGSKQVMHYRQGRSIEQGNDGSDDDESLRRLVGKESIFKKPEMPLARCLKPRKTPDYQVNPHKWKKYSLSDVDISDQTNSAAALSFLREMDAQRDREAAEEDDRDNEAGKGHKIEFKKKSKLNRNLKQLKETEVEDVEMDKPQLRGSKVLMPEYVIGQKTSKKSKKPQSSSQNRAAGKLQLSHLEEIDEDDE; the protein is encoded by the coding sequence atgcaagaATTTAGTGCAAAACGTGATGCACTCTTTGCCTGCCTAGATGATGCAAGCAAGGAACTGAAGGGCACAGCTCTCGACCAGAGTCGAGCCAAGCCATACACTATAAAAGGCAGTAAACAGGTGATGCACTATCGTCAGGGACGCAGCATTGAACAGGGCAACGACGgcagtgatgatgatgagagtTTGCGTCGCCTCGTCGGCAAGGAGAGCATTTTCAAGAAGCCCGAGATGCCGCTGGCACGTTGCTTGAAGCCGCGCAAGACACCCGACTACCAGGTGAATCCGCACAAGTGGAAGAAATACTCGCTCTCTGATGTCGACATCTCGGATCAAACCAACTCGGCAGCAGCTTTATCCTTTCTGCGGGAAATGGATGCACAGCGTGATCGCGAAGCAGCGGAGGAAGATGACAGAGACAACGAGGCGGGAAAGGGTCACAAAATTGAGTTCAAGAAGAAGAGCAAGTTGAATCGCAACCTCAAGCAGTTGAAAGAAACTGAAGTGGAAGATGTGGAGATGGACAAGCCACAACTGCGCGGCTCCAAGGTGCTGATGCCCGAGTATGTAATTGGACAAAAGACTAGCAAAAAGTCCAAAAAACCacagagcagcagccaaaatCGCGCAGCgggcaaattgcaattatcgCATCTAGAAGAGattgatgaagatgatgagtAA
- the LOC117569313 gene encoding N-alpha-acetyltransferase daf-31: MNIRCAKPEDLMTMQHCNLLCLPENYQMKYYFYHGLTWPQLSYVAEDDKGGIVGYVLAKMEEPEPGEESKHGHITSLAVKRSYRRLGLAQKLMNQASQAMVECFNAQYVSLHVRKSNRAALNLYTNSLKFKIIEVEPKYYADGEDAYAMRRDLREFADDDNKGQNKDGEEGEKHTHRGTSGTHNHSGHDGHCC, translated from the coding sequence ATGAACATACGCTGCGCCAAACCCGAGGACCTTATGACAATGCAGCACTGCAATCTGCTGTGTTTGCCTGAGAACtatcaaatgaaatactaCTTTTATCACGGCTTGACTTGGCCCCAATTGAGCTATGTGGCCGAGGACGATAAGGGTGGCATTGTCGGTTATGTGCTGGCCAAAATGGAGGAACCCGAGCCCGGTGAGGAGAGCAAACATGGACACATTACATCACTGGCGGTCAAGCGTTCCTATCGTCGTCTCGGTCTCGCCCAGAAACTGATGAATCAGGCCTCCCAAGCCATGGTCGAGTGCTTTAATGCCCAGTACGTCTCGTTGCACGTACGCAAAAGCAATCGCGCTGCCCTCAATCTTTACACCAACTCGCTGAAGTTCAAGATCATCGAGGTGGAGCCCAAGTACTATGCGGATGGTGAAGATGCTTATGCCATGCGTCGCGATCTGCGGGAGTTTGCTGACGATGACAACAAGGGGCAGAACAAGGATGGCGAGGAGGGCgagaagcacacacacagaggcaccTCTGGCACTCACAATCACAGTGGTCATGATGGTCATTGCTGCTGA
- the LOC117569311 gene encoding uncharacterized protein LOC117569311, whose amino-acid sequence MAEEINIKSGKADAAAKKKSDISAYTKRTVLEFLQQNGCTHANLETVTRARRGNTQKILDFFCKSYANAEQAVNQDYNSVSLNNINHWLELLNKSELSNLCEYESAAVLNAIRRNEPQPEPEQLEGIDMSEAYTFLENALTGQPQKTLSEATEKFMAREIELLIAEANTEESDSLARDIGQQLSTRQDYNYEAEPHRCSLDPLFLNDKEP is encoded by the exons ATGGCTGaagaaataaacattaaaagcggcaaagctgatgctgctgcaaaaaagaaatccGATATATCAGCTTATACAAAGAGAACAGTGCTCGAGTTTCTCCAGCAAAATGGCTGCACTCACGCCAACCTGGAGACGGTGACACGTGCACGTCGTGGTAATACGCAAAAAATACTTG ATTTCTTTTGCAAGAGCTACGCGAATGCCGAGCAGGCTGTGAATCAAGACTATAACTCAGTGAGTCTCAACAACATCAATCATTGGCTGGAGTTGTTGAACAAATCGGAATTGTCAAATCTCTGTGAATACGAATCCGCCGCAGTCTTGAATGCCATTCGGCGTAATGAGCCGCAACCGGAGCCGGAACAACTGGAAGGCATCGATATGAG TGAGGCTTATACATTTCTGGAGAATGCTTTAACTGGACAGCCCCAAAAGACGTTAAGCGAGGCAACCGAAAAGTTTATGGCACGCGAAATTGAG TTGCTTATTGCCGAGGCTAATACCGAGGAGTCGGACTCTTTGGCACGAGATATTGGACAACAATTGTCCACTCGCCAGGATTATAACTATGAGGCGGAACCACATCGATGCAGTTTAGATCCATTGTTTTTGAATGACAAAGAGCCATag